The Antedon mediterranea chromosome 7, ecAntMedi1.1, whole genome shotgun sequence genome has a segment encoding these proteins:
- the LOC140053937 gene encoding diamine acetyltransferase 1-like isoform X1, with protein MEDGNFCIRDARPEDCAAIMKMIVELAVFENSEDQVENTTEGLQKDIFDPGSIVSCIVAEYKRPEVETFKVIGYSVFFYTYSTWKGKVVYMEDLYIMKEFR; from the exons ATGGAAGATGGCAACTTCTGTATACGAGATGCAAGACCGGAGGATTGCGCTGCGATAATGAAGATGATTGTGGAATTAGCAGTGTTTGAAAATTCTGAAGATCAAGTAGAAAACACTACTGAAG GTCTACAGAAGGATATATTTGATCCAGGAAGCATTGTGTCTTGCATAGTAGCGGAATATAAAAGACCAGAAGTAGAGACATTTAAAGTAATTGGTTACAGCGTTTTCTtctatacatacagtacttggAAGGGAAAGGTGGTTTATATGGAAGACCTGTATATCATGAAAGAGTTCAGAT AA
- the LOC140054963 gene encoding G-protein coupled receptor GRL101-like, which translates to MGCVWEFQLRLEGNQISTLPARAFNGLSALTDLILGWASFRDMLNFEMGFFLCRSFRSSTKQASIRKQLPFGRLQFARAEKMASKTIILCIIHHLRRLEGNQIHTLEANAFSGLESLTELRLNGHKISTLPANAFNGLTALTTLNLDNNAITTIDPEAFSFVVSSLSILKLRGNKLKVYRDRTFQQFTNLKELYSEYSSLCCLVGAIDVCEPSDAFASCEDLLKNELLRVLMMIIGLSSVIGNVVVIVSRKFKKDNDINNVNKVQTTLITNLAVSDLLMAVYLIIIASVDIHYRGRYGKVSRVWRNSVLCSFAGAISTLSGQCSVFTLMLLSVDRAINIVNPFSTKRLNRTKCRIIISFGWLFWIVLSFLPVIANELNLSYFGDNYYGKESVCLALPLTRSRWPGWEYAVAIFVAFNGVGFFVIVLSYLTIFLSVKRSGATVNRRQRRKEQLKMARKLGLIVFTDFCCWAPIIVMAIGSETGWMTIPDDIYVWAATFIIPINSSVNPYLYTIAYMFKCKVRQPAPVQIPLNTL; encoded by the exons ATGGGATGTGTCTGGGAGTTTCAACT GAGGTTGGAGGGTAACCAAATCAGTACATTGCCAGCCAGAGCATTTAATGGTTTGTCAGCTTTGACAGACCT GAttcttgggtgggcttcttttcgagatatgCTAAATtttgagatgggcttctttttgtGCCGCTCCTTTAGGAGCAGCACAAAACAAGCAAGCATTAGGAAACAGTTACCATTCGGAAGGTTACAGTTTGCTAGGGCTgaaaaaatgg CTAGCAAGACTATTATACTGTGCATTATTCATCATTTAAGGCGGTTGGAAGGTAACCAAATACACACATTGGAAGCCAATGCATTTTCTGGTTTGGAATCATTGACAGAACT gCGTTTGAATGGTCACAAAATCAGTACATTGCCAGCTAATGCATTTAATGGTTTGACAGCATTAACAACACT GAACTTAGATAACAACGCTATAACTACCATAGATCCTGAGGCATTTTCTTTTGTTGTTTCATCACTTTCGATTTT aaAGTTAAGAGGCAACAAGTTAAAGGTTTACAGAGATAGAACTTTTCAGCAATTTACAAACTTAAAAGAATT gTACTCGGAATACTCTAGTCTCTGTTGCCTTGTTGGCGCCATCGATGTCTGCGAGCCTTCAGATGCATTTGCATCGTGTGAAGACTTGCTAAAAAATGAACTTCTCCGTGTGTTGATGATGATTATCGGGTTATCTTCGGTCATTGGGAATGTTGTTGTTATCGTTTCACGAAAGTTTAAAAAAGATAATGATATTAACAATGTTAACAAAGTCCAAACCACACTAATTACCAACCTCGCCGTGTCTGACCTGCTGATGGCAGTCTACCTGATCATCATTGCCAGTGTGGATATACATTACAGAGGAAGATACGGAAAGGTTTCCAGAGTTTGGAGAAATAGTGTCCTTTGCAGTTTTGCAGGGGCTATTTCTACACTCTCTGGGCAATGCTCAGTGTTTACACTGATGCTGCTGAGTGTCGATCGAGCTATTAACATTGTTAATCCATTTAGTACGAAACGCCTCAACCGTACAAAATGTCGAATCATTATAAGCTTCGGATGGCTATTCTGGATTGTGCTGAGTTTTCTTCCAGTAATAGCCAATGAATTAAACTTATCGTATTTTGGTGACAATTATTATGGAAAGGAAAGTGTGTGCCTTGCACTACCTTTAACCAGAAGTCGGTGGCCAGGTTGGGAGTATGCTGTTGCTATTTTTGTTGCCTTTAATGGCGTCGGCTTTTTTGTAATTGTACTTAGTTATCTGACAATTTTCTTGTCAGTGAAAAGATCGGGGGCCACTGTCAATAGAAGACAGAGGAGGAAAGAACAGTTAAAAATGGCGAGAAAACTAGGCTTAATAGTTTTCACTGATTTCTGTTGCTGGGCCCCGATTATAGTAATGGCAATTGGTTCCGAGACGGGTTGGATGACGATTCCTGATGACATATATGTTTGGGCAGCGACATTCATCATACCCATCAACTCCTCAGTCAATCCGTATCTTTACACAATTGCTTATATGTTTAAGTGCAAAGTGCGTCAACCGGCACCTGTACAGATTCCACTTAATACATTGTAA
- the LOC140053936 gene encoding COMM domain-containing protein 2-like — protein sequence MLLMLEDEHKDHLSFLTQVEIDVVQKFCQIALDFIKNGSNPKLYQSAAQKLSVDALTVQNGVQGLMYLLTESSKLMVSEIDFQDSILVLGFSEELKKELLQMYMENRKEIREIMLEMSMDFPHYHDLEWRLDVELASRSLRHQVIPNILLRFHTKEYDENKSMLLQTDPVNLVHMTEVLEDALDQVKTQHSRRILRNINK from the exons atgctTTTGATGCTAGAAGATGAGCATAAGGACCATCTTAGCTTTCTAACCCAAGTTGAAATAGATG TGGTACAAAAGTTCTGCCAGATTGCTCTGGATTTTATCAAGAATGGTTCAAATCCAAAACTGTACCAATCAGCTGCTC AAAAACTATCAGTTGATGCTCTTACAGTTCAGAATGGAGTTCAGGGACTTATGTATTTACTGACAGAAAGTTCTAAATTAATG GTATCAGAAATCGACTTTCAAGACTCTATTCTAGTTCTTGGCTTCAGTGAAGAACTGAAAAAAGAATTGCTTCAGATGTACATGGAAAATCGGAAAGAAATCAGGGAAATCATGTTGGAAATGTCGATGGATTTTCCTCATTATCATGACTTGGAATGGAGATTGGATGTCGAG TTGGCAAGTCGCTCTCTCAGACATCAAGTGATTCCGAATATACTGTTGAGATTCCACACCAAGGAGTATGACGAAAACAAATCAATGCTGCTTCAGACTGACCCGGTCAATCTAGTCCACATGACAGAAGTTTTAGAAGATGCTCTAGACCAAGTTAAAACACAACATAGTCGAAgaattttaagaaatatcaataaatag
- the LOC140053937 gene encoding diamine acetyltransferase 1-like isoform X2, translating to MEDGNFCIRDARPEDCAAIMKMIVELAVFENSEDQVENTTEGLQKDIFDPGSIVSCIVAEYKRPEVETFKKEVTEEF from the exons ATGGAAGATGGCAACTTCTGTATACGAGATGCAAGACCGGAGGATTGCGCTGCGATAATGAAGATGATTGTGGAATTAGCAGTGTTTGAAAATTCTGAAGATCAAGTAGAAAACACTACTGAAG GTCTACAGAAGGATATATTTGATCCAGGAAGCATTGTGTCTTGCATAGTAGCGGAATATAAAAGACCAGAAGTAGAGACATTTAAA AAAGAGGTTACGGAAGAATTTTGA